The proteins below are encoded in one region of Sporosarcina sp. FSL K6-1508:
- the opp3C gene encoding oligopeptide ABC transporter permease yields the protein MNTDGITADLFVPAPLDPMELENINSPSVSFWQEAFHRLFKNKGAVISLVLLVLLIIVALIGPLMNEHTYRSQNLVHSNLPAKVPGFGWLGFDGTDIKGVDVYEKRNIETNYWFGTDEFGRDLWTRVWKGTQISLFIALVAAALDLVIGVVYGGISSFYGGRVDNVMQRIIEVLMGIPNLIIIILFILILEPGITSIILAMVITGWVGMARVVRGQILQLKSQEFVLASQTLGASNSRLIWRHLLPNVMGPIIVTIMFTIPTAIFFEAFLSFIGLGLQAPQASLGVLIEDGYKSMRYFAYKLLFPALVISTIMICFNLLADGLRDALDPKMRK from the coding sequence ATGAATACAGATGGAATTACAGCTGATCTATTCGTGCCTGCTCCACTGGATCCAATGGAGCTGGAAAACATTAACTCGCCATCTGTCTCATTTTGGCAAGAGGCATTCCACCGTTTATTCAAAAATAAGGGAGCAGTCATTTCCCTAGTTTTACTCGTATTGCTAATCATTGTGGCTCTAATAGGTCCCTTAATGAATGAACATACGTACCGAAGTCAAAACTTGGTTCACTCTAATCTACCGGCTAAAGTCCCCGGATTCGGGTGGCTTGGTTTTGATGGAACAGACATAAAGGGTGTAGATGTTTATGAAAAAAGAAATATAGAAACCAATTACTGGTTCGGAACAGATGAATTTGGTCGGGACTTATGGACAAGGGTTTGGAAAGGAACGCAAATTTCACTTTTCATTGCGCTTGTTGCTGCAGCTTTGGATTTAGTAATCGGCGTCGTTTATGGTGGTATTTCCTCTTTCTACGGTGGAAGAGTAGATAATGTCATGCAACGGATAATTGAAGTTTTAATGGGGATACCGAATTTGATTATCATTATCCTGTTTATTCTCATTCTTGAACCGGGTATTACGTCCATTATTTTAGCGATGGTGATAACCGGTTGGGTAGGAATGGCACGTGTTGTACGCGGACAAATTCTGCAGTTGAAAAGTCAAGAATTTGTCCTGGCCTCCCAAACGTTGGGTGCATCCAATTCCAGATTGATTTGGAGGCATTTGTTGCCAAACGTAATGGGACCGATAATTGTTACCATCATGTTCACGATTCCTACAGCCATATTCTTCGAAGCCTTTTTGAGTTTTATAGGATTAGGATTGCAAGCGCCACAAGCATCGCTTGGTGTGTTAATTGAAGATGGCTATAAATCTATGAGGTATTTCGCATATAAGCTATTATTCCCGGCACTTGTAATAAGTACGATTATGATTTGCTTCAATCTACTCGCTGATGGATTACGTGATGCGTTAGATCCGAAAATGAGAAAATAG
- a CDS encoding ABC transporter ATP-binding protein: protein MNEEILSVDNLHISFQTQTGAVKAVRGVNFKLNKGETLAIVGESGSGKSVTAKSIMRLLPKHNTLIPQGDITYEGRDLLKLSLSEMQKVRGSEISMVFQDPMTSLNPTMKIGKQIMEGLIKHQKMTKKEAKQRAFQMLKMVGIPNAEERLDGYPHQFSGGMRQRVVIAMALACNPKILIADEPTTALDVTIQAQILRLMKDLQGKMDTAIVLITHDLGVVANMANRVAVMYAGEIVEQGTLEEIFYKPQHPYTLGLLHSMPNLNASRSEPLIPIPGSPPDLATLGTGCPFAARCPYTMKVCHDFHPKTTQLGESHSVSCWLQDVRTPAEHVPEKVRSAK from the coding sequence ATGAATGAAGAAATATTGTCAGTCGACAACTTACACATTTCCTTCCAGACCCAAACGGGTGCGGTTAAGGCGGTAAGGGGTGTGAATTTCAAGTTGAACAAAGGTGAAACGTTGGCAATTGTCGGAGAGTCAGGTTCAGGGAAATCTGTTACTGCAAAATCAATTATGCGCCTTTTACCGAAGCATAATACCTTAATTCCGCAAGGAGACATCACTTACGAGGGGCGGGATCTTTTAAAACTATCGTTAAGTGAGATGCAAAAAGTAAGAGGTTCGGAAATATCAATGGTGTTCCAAGACCCAATGACATCCTTGAATCCGACGATGAAAATCGGGAAACAAATTATGGAGGGCCTCATAAAACATCAGAAGATGACAAAAAAAGAGGCGAAACAAAGGGCGTTTCAAATGCTTAAAATGGTCGGAATCCCGAATGCTGAAGAGCGTCTAGATGGATATCCGCATCAGTTTTCAGGTGGAATGAGGCAGCGCGTTGTCATTGCAATGGCGCTTGCATGTAACCCGAAAATATTAATAGCTGACGAGCCGACAACAGCCCTTGACGTAACAATTCAAGCGCAAATCTTGCGGCTGATGAAGGATTTACAGGGGAAAATGGATACGGCAATCGTCTTAATTACGCATGACCTTGGCGTTGTCGCAAACATGGCTAATCGAGTCGCTGTCATGTATGCGGGTGAAATCGTGGAGCAAGGGACGCTAGAAGAAATTTTTTATAAACCACAACATCCGTATACGTTAGGCCTTCTTCATTCCATGCCTAACTTGAATGCCAGTCGATCGGAACCACTTATTCCTATTCCGGGTTCACCGCCTGACCTCGCTACGCTTGGTACAGGCTGTCCATTTGCTGCCCGTTGTCCCTATACGATGAAGGTCTGTCACGACTTTCATCCAAAAACGACGCAGCTTGGTGAAAGTCACTCTGTTTCATGTTGGCTGCAAGATGTGCGAACACCGGCTGAACATGTCCCGGAAAAAGTTAGGAGTGCAAAGTAA
- a CDS encoding protein adenylyltransferase SelO, with protein sequence MTTRKESIESGWNLDNSYALLPQTFFTELNPNLVQSPKLIKLNESLATSLGLDIQALQSKDGVAELAGNQVPEGAFPLAQAYAGHQFGHFAMLGDGRAMLFGEQMNPSGERFDIQLKGSGRTPYSRGGDGRAALGPMLREYIISEAMHALGIPTTRSLAIVTTGESIIRETELPGAILTRVAASHLRFGTFQYVAKWGTDEELRVLADYALQRHFPDIEADESRYLALLQAVIKRQAALVAKWQLVGFIHGVMNTDNMTISGETIDYGPCAFMDAYNPATVFSSIDVQGRYAYGNQPNITGWNLARFAETLIPLLHEDYSEGAKLAQAAISGFPEQYHSNWLAGMRAKLGIITEEIEDESLIEGLLTMMEKHRADYTNTFRALTFDKLKDMALFGTPDFTQWHALWKARLSRQQESKVSPQQLMQDSNPALIPRNHRVEAALEAAVERGDYSVMEQLLDVLSSPYAHSARQADYSTLPAQTTSPYQTFCGT encoded by the coding sequence ATGACAACTAGAAAAGAGTCGATAGAATCAGGGTGGAATTTAGATAACAGTTATGCCCTACTGCCACAAACATTTTTCACCGAACTCAATCCAAACCTTGTACAGTCACCGAAGTTGATTAAACTCAATGAGTCCCTGGCAACATCCCTTGGTTTGGATATCCAGGCGCTACAAAGTAAGGATGGCGTAGCGGAGCTAGCCGGGAATCAAGTTCCTGAAGGCGCTTTCCCACTAGCTCAAGCTTACGCGGGTCATCAATTTGGGCATTTTGCGATGTTAGGCGACGGCCGGGCAATGTTGTTTGGCGAACAGATGAATCCTTCAGGTGAGCGGTTTGATATTCAACTGAAAGGTTCGGGGCGCACGCCATATTCTCGCGGTGGTGATGGACGAGCGGCACTTGGACCGATGCTGCGCGAATATATCATCAGTGAAGCCATGCATGCATTGGGTATTCCTACGACCCGAAGCCTGGCGATAGTGACGACCGGCGAGTCTATCATCCGTGAGACCGAACTTCCGGGTGCGATTTTGACCCGTGTAGCTGCTAGCCATCTTCGCTTTGGTACCTTTCAATACGTTGCAAAATGGGGCACAGACGAGGAGCTCCGCGTGCTAGCTGACTATGCACTACAGCGCCATTTTCCAGATATTGAAGCGGACGAAAGCCGCTATCTTGCGCTGCTTCAAGCCGTCATCAAGCGTCAGGCTGCCTTAGTTGCGAAATGGCAACTAGTTGGTTTTATCCACGGAGTCATGAATACTGATAACATGACGATCAGTGGAGAGACCATCGATTATGGACCTTGTGCTTTCATGGATGCCTATAATCCGGCAACGGTCTTCAGTTCCATTGACGTTCAAGGTCGCTATGCTTATGGCAATCAGCCGAACATTACAGGTTGGAATCTCGCGCGATTTGCTGAAACCTTGATACCGCTGCTGCACGAAGATTATTCGGAAGGTGCCAAACTGGCCCAAGCTGCGATTTCAGGTTTTCCGGAGCAGTATCACTCGAATTGGCTCGCAGGAATGAGAGCCAAATTAGGAATAATTACTGAAGAGATAGAGGACGAATCCCTTATTGAAGGACTTTTGACTATGATGGAAAAGCATCGAGCGGACTACACGAATACTTTCCGCGCACTGACATTTGATAAGCTGAAGGATATGGCCCTTTTTGGGACTCCTGATTTCACACAGTGGCACGCGTTGTGGAAGGCAAGACTTAGCAGGCAACAGGAATCGAAGGTCAGCCCTCAACAATTAATGCAGGACAGCAATCCAGCGCTAATTCCTCGGAACCACCGGGTGGAAGCTGCGCTGGAAGCCGCGGTTGAACGTGGGGATTATAGTGTCATGGAACAGCTACTAGATGTTCTTTCAAGCCCATACGCACACTCTGCTAGGCAGGCTGATTATTCTACTCTTCCTGCGCAAACAACTAGCCCTTACCAAACCTTTTGCGGGACGTAA
- a CDS encoding DEAD/DEAH box helicase: MGEKSFEDYNLSDEIKRGLALLKYETPTEVQNEVIPRALQNQNLIVKSQTGSGKTASFGIPLCEMIDWEGGHPQALILTPTRELAVQVQEDITAIGRVKGIKALAVYGKESFTKQEEELEQKTHIVVGTPGRVMDHIERETLLVDEINYLIIDEADEMLTMGFVAQVEAIIKKLPLNKVTMVFSATLPKKVENLCHNYMKNPISIQIASAEITTSAIDHCVMKVKEAGKMSLLKNLTVIENPKSCIIFCRTKRQVNTVFAELERSNYSCEKIHSGIVQEDRFAVMEGFKIGNFRYLVATDVAARGIDVAKITLVINYDVPMEKESYVHRTGRTGRAGNKGKAITFATPNDSKLLKAIEYYIGFEIPVREAPMQQKVVDHKNVHSDKAIMKLYFTGGKKKKLRAVDFVGTIAKLPGVTADDIGMITIQDEWTYVDILNGKGSLVLQAMKETAIKGKKLKVSKANIR; encoded by the coding sequence ATGGGTGAAAAAAGTTTTGAAGATTATAATTTAAGCGATGAAATAAAACGAGGTCTAGCATTGTTGAAATATGAAACGCCAACAGAGGTTCAAAATGAGGTTATACCAAGAGCGTTACAAAACCAGAATCTTATCGTGAAATCTCAAACGGGCAGTGGTAAGACGGCATCATTTGGTATCCCTCTTTGCGAAATGATTGATTGGGAGGGTGGACATCCACAGGCATTAATTCTTACGCCGACCCGAGAGCTTGCTGTTCAAGTTCAGGAGGATATAACAGCTATCGGAAGAGTTAAAGGAATTAAAGCTCTCGCGGTTTATGGCAAAGAATCCTTTACAAAACAAGAGGAAGAGTTGGAACAAAAAACGCATATAGTCGTCGGTACACCTGGACGTGTGATGGACCATATTGAAAGAGAAACATTACTTGTAGATGAAATAAACTACCTGATAATAGATGAAGCCGATGAAATGTTGACCATGGGCTTCGTTGCCCAAGTGGAAGCTATCATAAAAAAACTTCCTCTAAATAAAGTAACGATGGTGTTTTCCGCAACATTGCCTAAGAAAGTCGAGAATCTTTGCCATAATTATATGAAAAACCCCATATCTATTCAAATTGCTTCTGCTGAAATCACGACGAGTGCGATTGATCATTGTGTAATGAAAGTGAAAGAAGCAGGAAAAATGTCGTTGCTTAAAAATCTTACTGTTATTGAAAACCCTAAAAGCTGTATTATCTTTTGCAGAACTAAAAGACAAGTCAACACTGTGTTTGCCGAGTTAGAAAGATCTAACTATTCTTGTGAAAAAATCCACAGTGGAATTGTTCAAGAAGACCGATTTGCAGTTATGGAAGGCTTCAAAATAGGGAATTTCCGTTATCTCGTGGCGACCGACGTAGCCGCAAGAGGGATCGATGTAGCTAAAATAACACTGGTGATCAATTACGACGTACCAATGGAAAAAGAAAGCTATGTTCATCGAACAGGCAGAACCGGTCGCGCTGGTAATAAAGGAAAAGCGATTACCTTTGCAACGCCTAATGACAGCAAACTCCTTAAAGCAATTGAATACTACATCGGCTTTGAAATACCTGTAAGGGAAGCACCGATGCAGCAGAAAGTAGTAGACCATAAAAATGTTCACTCAGATAAAGCTATCATGAAGCTCTACTTCACGGGAGGGAAAAAGAAGAAACTGCGAGCTGTAGATTTTGTCGGAACAATTGCGAAACTACCTGGCGTAACTGCGGATGATATTGGTATGATTACGATTCAGGATGAATGGACATATGTTGATATTTTAAATGGGAAAGGTTCATTAGTCTTACAAGCGATGAAGGAAACAGCAATCAAAGGAAAGAAGCTTAAAGTGAGCAAGGCAAATATACGGTAA
- a CDS encoding DUF3899 domain-containing protein, which produces MKKKSFILSFCSTFFLILFSTTFFAPKYIVVLLDLLFYIGIIMLLIGSVLLIIQDGFFTRFINNSRRFYSTLSKREQVIQEVEGKNGGNPSYSKKFPLLTYILPLGAFCFSLSVIGSIITVHLGR; this is translated from the coding sequence ATGAAAAAGAAAAGCTTTATTCTTTCTTTTTGCAGCACATTTTTCCTTATTTTATTTTCCACTACATTTTTTGCTCCAAAGTATATCGTTGTCTTACTTGATTTACTTTTTTATATCGGCATTATCATGTTACTAATCGGCAGTGTATTACTCATCATCCAAGATGGATTTTTCACTAGATTTATTAACAATTCAAGACGTTTCTATTCAACTCTTAGCAAACGCGAGCAAGTTATACAGGAGGTAGAAGGTAAAAATGGAGGAAACCCGAGTTATTCAAAAAAGTTTCCCTTACTAACCTATATTTTACCCCTCGGCGCTTTCTGCTTTTCACTGAGCGTGATTGGGTCTATTATAACTGTTCATTTAGGACGATGA
- a CDS encoding transposase — protein sequence MSIVRQQSLFDMHELYDIEPTHRFNAIFSTINLEPVWTLFDKNTNVGAPRELNYGAMVYSLIARVVERIPTVKDLVKRLGNDPFFRYDCGFLHSDTVPSEVSYSRMIGLISESDAMVRVHDELLLLAIDEGYITEENIAIDATHFEARDRAWPSEKKEKPAPKKRGRKPKAEHEQWLKDKQVEEATRSIYEKEIVHQLSESVETLYTEAPIDPKWGIKKNSDGKNFSWFGYKAHLAVSTKSQYILAGLMTSGNLNDGKAAIPLLKKIEQNLPDLFTAGLFDAGYDFKAVYQQAIDQNLQAVIPYNPRGEGEVIGYDAHFAPTCVLEHSYRYDSFDATYSTLKYTRPKECATCPLQHDSLCQKTYKIRQSVDIRKYTSPARGSKRWTELYKERTAVERVNAYLKEYFGLTNVRHRTGKKARLHFQLVTLVYNASRLATDRIRVEMKQQSLQAA from the coding sequence ATGTCTATTGTACGACAACAAAGCCTTTTTGACATGCATGAACTATATGATATTGAACCTACCCATCGTTTTAACGCCATTTTTTCAACGATAAACCTTGAACCTGTCTGGACTTTGTTCGATAAAAACACAAATGTAGGTGCGCCGAGAGAATTAAATTATGGGGCCATGGTCTATTCGTTAATCGCTCGTGTGGTGGAGCGAATTCCGACGGTGAAGGACCTTGTGAAACGTCTTGGAAATGACCCTTTTTTTCGATATGACTGTGGCTTTCTCCATTCGGATACGGTCCCATCCGAAGTATCTTATTCACGAATGATTGGACTGATTAGTGAATCAGATGCGATGGTACGCGTGCATGATGAACTCCTTCTGCTTGCGATTGATGAAGGATATATTACTGAAGAAAACATCGCCATTGACGCAACTCATTTTGAAGCGCGAGATCGCGCTTGGCCATCGGAAAAGAAAGAAAAACCTGCACCGAAAAAGCGGGGACGTAAACCGAAAGCAGAACATGAACAATGGTTGAAGGACAAACAAGTCGAAGAAGCAACACGCTCGATTTATGAAAAAGAGATTGTTCACCAACTATCCGAATCTGTGGAAACGTTATATACAGAGGCCCCGATCGATCCAAAGTGGGGAATCAAGAAAAACAGTGATGGGAAAAACTTTTCATGGTTCGGTTACAAAGCCCACTTAGCTGTCAGCACAAAGAGTCAATATATTCTTGCGGGGCTGATGACATCAGGTAATCTAAATGATGGAAAAGCAGCGATTCCCTTATTAAAAAAGATTGAACAGAATCTTCCGGATTTATTTACCGCAGGTCTTTTCGATGCAGGTTATGATTTTAAAGCGGTTTATCAGCAAGCAATAGATCAAAACTTACAAGCCGTCATTCCTTATAATCCTCGCGGTGAAGGAGAGGTAATTGGATACGATGCCCACTTCGCGCCAACATGCGTCCTGGAACATTCCTATCGTTACGACAGTTTTGACGCGACATACAGCACGCTGAAATATACCCGACCAAAAGAATGTGCAACTTGCCCATTACAACATGATTCACTTTGTCAGAAGACGTATAAAATCAGGCAGTCCGTGGATATCCGGAAATACACTTCCCCAGCGAGAGGGTCAAAAAGATGGACTGAACTGTACAAAGAACGTACAGCCGTTGAACGTGTCAATGCATATTTAAAGGAATACTTCGGCCTTACTAATGTCCGGCATCGAACTGGAAAGAAAGCGAGACTACACTTCCAATTGGTGACGCTTGTTTATAATGCCTCAAGATTAGCCACGGATCGGATTAGAGTAGAAATGAAACAACAGTCGTTACAAGCGGCCTAA
- a CDS encoding ABC transporter permease, with the protein MKRYIVKRFGFMIITLFIIITATFFLMQFLPGTPFTNPEKLSDKQLVILNAKYGLDQPAAIQYIRYLGNLVQGDLGFSFQYEGRTVKSMIVNRIGPSALIGLQALVFGTIVGLVLGIISALRHNTLLDYGAVTLAVLGMSIPSFVFAALLQYFIGVKYELLPVALWESYASTILPSFALSVTVIATVARFIRSEMLEVLGQDYVTTARAKGLHESTVMAKHVIRNALIPVVTMLGPLAVSIMTGTLVIEKIFSVPGLGEQFTLSIMVLDYSVIMGITLFYSALFIFVVFIVDILYGLLDPRIDYKQGGQA; encoded by the coding sequence TTGAAGCGCTACATAGTAAAAAGATTCGGTTTTATGATTATTACATTGTTTATTATTATCACAGCAACTTTCTTCCTTATGCAATTCCTTCCGGGAACACCGTTTACAAACCCGGAAAAGTTATCTGATAAGCAACTCGTTATTTTAAATGCCAAGTATGGATTAGATCAACCAGCGGCAATCCAATACATCCGCTATTTAGGAAATTTGGTGCAAGGCGATCTAGGCTTTTCATTCCAATATGAAGGTCGAACCGTAAAAAGTATGATCGTTAATCGTATAGGCCCTTCGGCGCTCATTGGTTTACAAGCACTCGTATTTGGGACGATTGTGGGGTTGGTTCTTGGTATTATTTCTGCATTACGACATAATACACTTCTTGACTATGGTGCTGTGACACTTGCAGTACTCGGGATGTCTATCCCATCGTTCGTTTTTGCAGCGTTGCTACAATACTTCATTGGGGTGAAATATGAATTGTTACCCGTTGCTTTATGGGAAAGTTATGCGAGTACCATTTTACCGTCGTTCGCACTTTCCGTGACAGTTATTGCAACGGTCGCCCGTTTTATCAGAAGTGAAATGCTCGAAGTATTAGGACAGGATTATGTGACGACTGCAAGGGCAAAAGGTTTGCACGAATCCACGGTTATGGCGAAACATGTCATTCGAAATGCACTAATCCCTGTTGTTACGATGCTCGGCCCGTTAGCAGTATCTATCATGACAGGAACATTAGTTATTGAAAAGATATTTTCAGTACCTGGGCTTGGAGAACAGTTCACATTGTCAATTATGGTCCTCGATTATAGCGTAATTATGGGAATTACCTTATTTTATAGTGCATTGTTCATATTCGTTGTCTTTATAGTTGATATTTTATATGGTCTTCTGGATCCTCGGATTGATTATAAACAGGGGGGACAGGCATGA
- a CDS encoding dipeptidase translates to MGIIDLHCDVLLRLYESKGEIKFQDSLELDTSYEKLIKGGVKVQAFAIFVYPEMKSDQKFQAALDQIHYFYTDVLGNNPNMKLIKEWSDFDQLKDGEIGAMLTLEGVDAIGNDLQKLSILHQLGVRSIGLTWNNANLAADGAGESRGAGLTSFGKEIVHFNNEHKILTDVSHLCEKAFWDVMEEANYPIASHSNARALCNHVRNLTDDQAKALFEKNGLVHVVYNPPFVKEQGEVAITDLIEHIDHFCSLGGEKQIGLGSDFDGISSKIVNLEDASMHPNLLNELLKKYSEETVKGFAYQNFMDHRPK, encoded by the coding sequence ATGGGAATTATCGACTTGCATTGTGACGTATTGCTAAGATTGTATGAATCAAAAGGGGAAATAAAATTTCAAGATTCTTTGGAACTTGATACGAGCTATGAGAAATTAATAAAGGGTGGAGTAAAGGTACAAGCATTTGCTATATTCGTGTATCCGGAAATGAAGTCGGATCAGAAATTTCAAGCTGCTTTAGATCAAATCCATTATTTCTATACAGATGTGCTCGGGAATAATCCGAATATGAAACTGATCAAGGAGTGGAGCGATTTCGATCAGTTAAAAGACGGAGAAATTGGTGCGATGTTGACGCTTGAAGGTGTGGATGCAATCGGAAACGATTTGCAAAAGCTATCTATTCTTCATCAATTGGGAGTCCGTTCGATTGGTCTTACATGGAACAATGCCAACTTGGCAGCCGACGGAGCGGGAGAATCACGTGGAGCGGGACTTACGTCATTTGGCAAAGAGATCGTTCATTTCAATAATGAACATAAAATTTTGACCGATGTCTCCCATTTATGTGAAAAGGCTTTTTGGGATGTCATGGAAGAAGCAAACTATCCGATTGCGAGCCATTCGAATGCCAGAGCGTTATGCAATCATGTTCGTAATCTGACAGATGATCAGGCAAAAGCACTGTTTGAAAAAAATGGGCTCGTCCATGTTGTCTATAATCCGCCGTTTGTAAAGGAACAAGGGGAAGTGGCGATAACGGACCTGATCGAACATATCGACCATTTCTGTTCATTAGGCGGTGAAAAACAAATCGGATTAGGCTCAGACTTCGATGGTATTTCGTCAAAGATTGTTAATTTAGAAGATGCATCTATGCATCCGAATTTACTAAATGAGTTGCTGAAAAAATACAGTGAAGAAACGGTCAAAGGTTTTGCCTACCAAAACTTTATGGATCATCGTCCTAAATGA
- a CDS encoding peptide ABC transporter substrate-binding protein, which yields MKKKTWLGLIFLAIFSLIVSGCNFSSSTEEKNDKKEDEKKADGKVAQVLNLSATADIPTLDSTKAHDAIAFDVLNNMNEGLYRQDQSNQSVPALAEKHEKSEDGIVHTFTIRDANWSNGDPVTAADFEYAWKRVMKEAGAYNYMLVTAGIKNSEAIMNEEMDAEELGIKATGEKTLEVTLESANPLFETLLAFPTFLPQNQKFVEELGDQYALEAENILANGPFKLVNWSQEQSWKLVKNEDYWDAGTVKIEEVNVFVVKDPSAGANLYETEKIDRVKLTSALIDQYVDDKNFKVEKDSGIVFLRFNHNHPVLKNSEIRRAIGMAVDRQGLTDVILKDGSSPIYGVVGEGFYFSPENKDYRELNGDFNKGTPEEAKAIWEKALAEVGQTELTVSLNIADSDEMKKVAEYLQAQLEDNLPGFKLDIKAVPFAQRLEIEKAVDYELSLSTWGPDYSDPMTYLDMWVKGGSSNRMDYSNPKLDALVHDARGETDLSKRYEMLLGIEKVLLEEDAAVAPLYQRGSAILVRDKIKDLAKHPTGAEFTYKWAHIE from the coding sequence ATGAAGAAAAAAACATGGTTAGGCTTAATTTTCTTGGCGATTTTTTCATTGATTGTATCGGGTTGTAATTTCAGCTCATCAACCGAAGAGAAAAACGACAAGAAAGAAGATGAAAAAAAAGCGGACGGCAAGGTTGCACAAGTACTTAATTTGAGTGCAACAGCTGATATTCCGACATTGGATTCAACAAAAGCACATGACGCTATTGCATTTGACGTTTTAAATAACATGAATGAGGGGCTGTACCGTCAGGATCAAAGTAATCAATCCGTTCCCGCGCTCGCAGAAAAGCATGAAAAAAGTGAAGATGGTATCGTTCATACATTTACGATTAGAGACGCGAATTGGAGTAACGGCGATCCTGTAACAGCTGCCGATTTTGAATACGCGTGGAAACGTGTTATGAAAGAAGCTGGTGCATATAATTATATGCTAGTTACTGCAGGCATCAAGAATTCCGAAGCAATCATGAACGAAGAAATGGATGCTGAAGAACTTGGTATTAAGGCGACAGGAGAAAAAACGCTTGAAGTGACACTTGAAAGTGCAAATCCATTGTTTGAAACTTTACTGGCATTCCCGACGTTCTTACCGCAAAATCAAAAGTTTGTCGAAGAGCTTGGGGATCAGTATGCACTTGAAGCTGAAAACATTTTAGCAAATGGTCCATTCAAACTTGTTAACTGGTCACAAGAACAAAGCTGGAAACTTGTTAAAAATGAAGATTATTGGGATGCGGGTACAGTGAAAATTGAAGAGGTAAATGTTTTTGTTGTCAAAGATCCGTCTGCTGGGGCGAATTTATATGAGACAGAAAAAATTGACCGCGTCAAATTAACTTCTGCACTTATTGACCAATACGTTGATGATAAAAACTTTAAAGTTGAAAAAGACTCAGGTATTGTCTTCTTACGCTTTAATCACAACCATCCAGTGCTTAAGAATTCAGAAATTCGCCGTGCGATTGGAATGGCAGTTGACCGTCAAGGTTTGACAGATGTCATTTTGAAAGATGGTTCTTCGCCAATTTATGGAGTGGTTGGAGAAGGATTTTACTTCTCGCCAGAGAATAAGGATTACCGAGAGTTAAATGGAGACTTCAATAAAGGGACTCCTGAAGAAGCAAAAGCAATATGGGAAAAGGCTTTAGCTGAAGTAGGACAAACAGAATTGACAGTATCACTCAATATTGCTGACTCGGATGAAATGAAAAAAGTAGCTGAGTACTTACAAGCTCAGCTTGAAGACAATCTACCTGGATTTAAGCTTGATATTAAAGCTGTACCATTCGCTCAGCGTCTTGAAATTGAAAAAGCAGTCGACTATGAACTTTCTCTTTCTACATGGGGACCAGATTATAGTGACCCGATGACCTACTTAGATATGTGGGTAAAAGGCGGTTCTTCTAACCGTATGGATTATAGCAATCCAAAATTAGATGCATTAGTTCATGATGCACGCGGTGAGACGGATCTAAGCAAGCGTTACGAGATGTTGCTTGGTATTGAAAAGGTTTTGTTGGAAGAAGATGCAGCAGTTGCACCTCTTTATCAACGAGGATCTGCAATTCTTGTACGTGATAAAATCAAAGATTTAGCTAAACATCCAACGGGTGCTGAATTCACCTACAAATGGGCTCACATCGAATAA